Sequence from the Fulvivirga ligni genome:
TGGATAGCAAAAAAGATAAGTTTGCGTCTCCATATAAGTAACAATGTGATGGGGTTGATCCCCTATATGATTTAGAGAAAGATTAAAAAAAAAAGGCCACCTTTCAGCAGCCCTTGTCACATTTATTAATCAACTACTATTCTTTCTTAGTTAAAAATTGTTCCTGAACAATAACCTACACCTTCTGCACCACTGAATTCCCCTATTGGAAATGATAAAAAAGGCCACAAAATGTAGGTGGCCTTTCTTCTGATGAGGATTTATTAATCGACATTCGCTTGTCTAAATACTGAATAACCTAAGCCCTCAGTATGTTCAGTGTCATAATAACCATAGGTACTAGTGCCTATGAATTCTTTTAGATCTTCATAATTTTCCATATCATCAACATCATAAAAATATCTATTTCCATATTCGGACAAATATTCAGCACCATTCAAACTTTCTGGTATTTCTAATAATGGTATTTCTCTGTTTTCTCCGCCGCTTAATATGTATTCCCAGGGAGTATCATAGCCAGGGTTCTCATTAGTGATGTAAAAAGTTATTTTCATATAATCAAAGCTTCCATCGGCACTATATGAGAACATGTCATCTTTTAGTTCTAAGTTAAAGTTCTGCTCTACTGCATTGATTTCATAGTCATCTATGCCATATGTATACTGGTCAAAGGACGAATATGCATCATACCAAGCAATATGGATTTGGTAATTGTCGAAGGTGTCTCCTGTATATGGAAATGAGGACACAGATTTGTCAGCGGCTCGCTCTGAGCATACTTGCACTCGTTCATTAAAAGAGTCATTATAACCATAGATATAGCACATGGATTTTTGATATTTTGGAAATGAAATATCTACATAATCAAACTCAGAAGTTACCTGTGATAAATCTATGTTAGACCCGTCTACCACGTTATTGTAAAGATGATAAGCTGCCGGTACATATCTACTGTTCTCTTTTATGACTATAAAATCATAAATGCCATCATACGCCGGAATGGTTATTTCATCCCTATTTACATCCCTTAGATTGTAAGCTGTGGAGATTTTGTAATGTGCATTGCTTTCCATGTTTTCAAATTTTACGGTTCTGCTAGATTGCGGATGACGGTGATCGATGGACCGATGACTTACATTCCAGATTTGTCCTCTTTCAATATGTTCATAGGTAATTAATCTTTGTAGATCATCCTCAAATGGACCAAACATTTCTGTTAGGAAAAACTCAGTGCCATCATAACCATTTTGTCTAATTTCAATAGTTTGTCCTGAGGTTATGGTTTGTTCTATAATTATTTTCCCCTCAAGATCAGAAAGAAATACTATTCCGCTTTGCCCACTGTCCATTAAGTCGGCCGCTGATTTTAATGTTACCAAAACATTCTTAATCTCAAAGCTAACTTCTTTTTCGGCCTTATTGCCAGCGTTATCAGTAGCTACCACTTTGATCGTGTGTTGGCCATCTTCATAATCATTTGTGTCCCATTCAGTCTTTATTGAGCCTGTGGTTTCATCAGATTTTAATAGCTCGTTATCCAGATAGAGCTCTATGGATGCTATGGCAATATCATCTGTAGCACTTGCCTGTATAGCCAGGTTATTCCATACTGCTTCATCATTTTCTATTCCTGATATTGTAATTTCTGGGTTTGTGGTGTCTAAAGGTTCGTCACTGTCACCATCATCGCCACAAGATTGAAAAAATAGGGCAGAGCTTAAGGCTGCCAATCGTAAGTAGTTTTTTAAATGCATTTGTTTGTATTGTTTGAAAAATCTATTCCTATTACTCGACAAGTTCATGTAGAAAATCCCCTATACAATTATGAAAAAGTTTTAAAAAAATAAAGGCCACCCGAGAGCAGCCTTTATCCGATTTAACAACCATATCAATATACTGATATGCATCTATGAACTTAGTCTTGATTCTGTGTTAACTCATATTAGTACTTACAAATTTGTGTAATTAAGGATGGTTTTATTTATTTTTAAGTCTCTCACTCCTTGAAGGCCATCATTTGTATTTTCTATTTTTTTCAAAAAGTCTTGATAATCATCTATTCCTTCGATATCATACATTTCATGTCCATACCGCAACAAATTATAGTCTGTAAACTCATCACTAATAATTTGAGGTAATGAGGGAATGATAAATTCATTATTTTCTCCAGTAGGTAAGTTATAGGTCCAGCGAGCTCCGTGGTTCTGACGTTGATATGAAAAATATATGGATATAAATGAAAAAGATCCTGATGTTGAGTACACTAGTTTATTTTCTTCCTGTTTATTGAGAAATCATAATTAACAGTCTGTGGAGAAAAATTGGTCTCGTTTAACCCATAATTGTATTGATTAATCGTTATGTTGTTGGTTGCATGAAAGCTTAATAATGTGAGGTAGTTATCGAAGGCAGATTCAGAATAGTGTAATGCGATGCTATTATTGCTGTTACTGGTTTCTCCTTCTGACAATAGATATTCACTTCCATCTTTTAGCCCAAGCAGCTCTACCTCCCAACGTTGATCTGTAGGAAAGTCTATTGTTTTAATAGAAAGAGGGGTGGTGAAATTACTGTTATCAATTTCAATTGAGTTTTCAAAACTTCCAAATAGCTCACCATAATATGCATTGCCTACTTTTTTAACACAATAGAAGCCAGGTTTATTTGACTGATAACTAATGGGGCTTTGTATTTTTAAATTACTGAAAGTATCAATATAGTAACTGTTTTCCGTTGAAATTTCACAGCTGGTCTCTTCATTGTCAGGGAAATTTTTAAAGGTTATATAAGCTCTTGTATTTTCATCTGAAGCTTCTTGAAAAGTGGGTGATGATAATGTCCAATCGTCACCTCGCTTAAGACCAGTGAACGTGTTTAATATCCATTGATCATCTTTTTTAAAAGCTTCGGTAATATTTAGCGCTTGTCCTGTGAAGTCTTTGCTTCTTAAGATGATGGCAATGTTATTT
This genomic interval carries:
- a CDS encoding Ig-like domain-containing protein — its product is MHLKNYLRLAALSSALFFQSCGDDGDSDEPLDTTNPEITISGIENDEAVWNNLAIQASATDDIAIASIELYLDNELLKSDETTGSIKTEWDTNDYEDGQHTIKVVATDNAGNKAEKEVSFEIKNVLVTLKSAADLMDSGQSGIVFLSDLEGKIIIEQTITSGQTIEIRQNGYDGTEFFLTEMFGPFEDDLQRLITYEHIERGQIWNVSHRSIDHRHPQSSRTVKFENMESNAHYKISTAYNLRDVNRDEITIPAYDGIYDFIVIKENSRYVPAAYHLYNNVVDGSNIDLSQVTSEFDYVDISFPKYQKSMCYIYGYNDSFNERVQVCSERAADKSVSSFPYTGDTFDNYQIHIAWYDAYSSFDQYTYGIDDYEINAVEQNFNLELKDDMFSYSADGSFDYMKITFYITNENPGYDTPWEYILSGGENREIPLLEIPESLNGAEYLSEYGNRYFYDVDDMENYEDLKEFIGTSTYGYYDTEHTEGLGYSVFRQANVD
- a CDS encoding Ig-like domain-containing protein; its protein translation is MAALSSVVFFQSCGDDDGPKDITVPEITISGITEGDEVWNTINLEASATDDIAVAKIELYVDNELITSDETSASINKTWDTNDVEDGAHTIKAVATDEAGNRAEHAINFIIKNTLLSISTPSDLFSDEITGIVFISDTDGNLITQANIENNIAIILRSKDFTGQALNITEAFKKDDQWILNTFTGLKRGDDWTLSSPTFQEASDENTRAYITFKNFPDNEETSCEISTENSYYIDTFSNLKIQSPISYQSNKPGFYCVKKVGNAYYGELFGSFENSIEIDNSNFTTPLSIKTIDFPTDQRWEVELLGLKDGSEYLLSEGETSNSNNSIALHYSESAFDNYLTLLSFHATNNITINQYNYGLNETNFSPQTVNYDFSINRKKIN